A genomic stretch from Schistosoma haematobium chromosome 4, whole genome shotgun sequence includes:
- the PDE2A_3 gene encoding cGMP-dependent 3',5'-cyclic phosphodiesterase, variant 2 (EggNog:ENOG410UK9K~COG:T): protein MDLRTLTIDSIDSIIKSINQLDLNVYLIHLFFHNNDPNHLTLIEFHKLNNDQRFSKYEKYLLSNYITDFLMVIMPQISDNEIAQLIDHKIHSLTQIHPNFNEISFLSRSVNERDSTVAIMIMFNNLGFIKQWNICQSKLACFILTIKNNYRQPTYHNWTHAFTVGHMAYIILTIERTLIHQYLDEMEQLALFIGALCHDIDHRGFNNNYQTLIHSPLGAVYGYKGSILEHHHIDQTMRILNMKDCNILSQMTKIEYERFKLLLKHIILATDLYQHISIIPEFIQLSNVSYNPFNRRHHELLLSILVTSCDLNDQCKHWLNTLDSAKFIYYEFFHQGDLEKSWNTIPLLSSFDREKAFIPELQIHFIDSIVLPCFKILSKILPKFQSTLYTIHKNKQIWQILFEKFKQNQFINYTNDLLFNKYYNKLIEEYL, encoded by the exons ATGGATCTTAGAACTTTGACAATAGATTCAATAGATTCTATCATTAAATCTATTAATCAACTTGATTTAAA tgtaTACTTGATCCATTTGTTCTTTCATAATAATGATCCAAATCATCTAACCCTAATAGAATTTCATAAATTGAACAATGATCAACGATTTTCTAAATAtgagaaatatttattatcaaattataTTACTGATTTCTTAATGGTTATAATGCCTCAA ATCTCAGATAATGAAATTgctcaattgattgatcataaaATTCATAGTTTAACTCAAATACATccaaatttcaatgaaatatcttTTCTTTCAAGAAGTGTTAATGAAAGGGATTCTACTGTA GCTATCATGATTATGTTTAATAATCTTGGTTTTATAAAACAATGGAATATATGTCAATCTAAATTAGCATGTTTTATATTaacaataaagaataattatcgTCAACCAACATATCATAATTGGACACATGCATTTACAGTTGGACATATGGCTTATATAATATTAACTATTGAAAGAACattaattcatcaatatttAGATGAAATGGAACAATTAGCATTATTTATAGGAGCATTATGTCATGATATTGATCATCGaggatttaataataattatcaa acaCTTATTCATTCTCCACTTGGTGCTGTTTATGGTTATAAAGGATCTATACTAGAACATCATCATATTGATCAGACAATGagaatattaaatatgaaagatTGTAATATATTAAGTCAAATGACTAAAATA GAATATGaaagatttaaattattattaaaacatattATTTTAGCTACAGATTTATATCAACATATTTCAATCATCCCGGAATTCATTCAATTATCTAATGTATCTTATAATCCATTCAATAGACGACATCATGAATTACTTTTATCTATTCTAGTTACATCATGTGATTTAAATGATCAATGTAAACATTGGTTAAATACACTTGATTCagctaaattcatttattatgaattttttCATCAAGGTGATTTAGAAAAATCATGGAATACAATAcctttattatcatcatttgatAGAGAGAAAGCATTTATACCagaattacaaatacattttattgattcaATTGTTCTACCATGTTTTAA gATATTGTCGAAAATTTTACCAAAATTTCAATCCACTCTTTATACTATTcataagaataaacaaatttgGCAAATTCTATttgaaaaatttaaacaaaatcaattcataaattatacaaatgatttattatttaataaatattataataaattaatagaaGAATATCTATGA
- the PDE2A_3 gene encoding cGMP-dependent 3',5'-cyclic phosphodiesterase (EggNog:ENOG410UK9K~COG:T) encodes MDLRTLTIDSIDSIIKSINQLDLNVYLIHLFFHNNDPNHLTLIEFHKLNNDQRFSKYEKYLLSNYITDFLMVIMPQISDNEIAQLIDHKIHSLTQIHPNFNEISFLSRSVNERDSTVAIMIMFNNLGFIKQWNICQSKLACFILTIKNNYRQPTYHNWTHAFTVGHMAYIILTIERTLIHQYLDEMEQLALFIGALCHDIDHRGFNNNYQTLIHSPLGAVYGYKGSILEHHHIDQTMRILNMKDCNILSQMTKIEYERFKLLLKHIILATDLYQHISIIPEFIQLSNVSYNPFNRRHHELLLSILVTSCDLNDQCKHWLNTLDSAKFIYYEFFHQGDLEKSWNTIPLLSSFDREKAFIPELQIHFIDSIVLPCFKVITTHN; translated from the exons ATGGATCTTAGAACTTTGACAATAGATTCAATAGATTCTATCATTAAATCTATTAATCAACTTGATTTAAA tgtaTACTTGATCCATTTGTTCTTTCATAATAATGATCCAAATCATCTAACCCTAATAGAATTTCATAAATTGAACAATGATCAACGATTTTCTAAATAtgagaaatatttattatcaaattataTTACTGATTTCTTAATGGTTATAATGCCTCAA ATCTCAGATAATGAAATTgctcaattgattgatcataaaATTCATAGTTTAACTCAAATACATccaaatttcaatgaaatatcttTTCTTTCAAGAAGTGTTAATGAAAGGGATTCTACTGTA GCTATCATGATTATGTTTAATAATCTTGGTTTTATAAAACAATGGAATATATGTCAATCTAAATTAGCATGTTTTATATTaacaataaagaataattatcgTCAACCAACATATCATAATTGGACACATGCATTTACAGTTGGACATATGGCTTATATAATATTAACTATTGAAAGAACattaattcatcaatatttAGATGAAATGGAACAATTAGCATTATTTATAGGAGCATTATGTCATGATATTGATCATCGaggatttaataataattatcaa acaCTTATTCATTCTCCACTTGGTGCTGTTTATGGTTATAAAGGATCTATACTAGAACATCATCATATTGATCAGACAATGagaatattaaatatgaaagatTGTAATATATTAAGTCAAATGACTAAAATA GAATATGaaagatttaaattattattaaaacatattATTTTAGCTACAGATTTATATCAACATATTTCAATCATCCCGGAATTCATTCAATTATCTAATGTATCTTATAATCCATTCAATAGACGACATCATGAATTACTTTTATCTATTCTAGTTACATCATGTGATTTAAATGATCAATGTAAACATTGGTTAAATACACTTGATTCagctaaattcatttattatgaattttttCATCAAGGTGATTTAGAAAAATCATGGAATACAATAcctttattatcatcatttgatAGAGAGAAAGCATTTATACCagaattacaaatacattttattgattcaATTGTTCTACCATGTTTTAA AGTAATAACAactcataattga